In Actinoplanes sp. NBC_00393, a single genomic region encodes these proteins:
- a CDS encoding response regulator transcription factor, translating to MRVLLVEDDAGLAEVLALGLRNEAYAVDVAGTCAAAEELLATTTYDVVCLDLGLPDGDGLALVRQASADPYLRRPRRCLVLTARDAVADRVAGLDAGADDYLVKPFHFAELLARLRALSRREDSAGSTLRVGELTLDLATHRAWRAATPLDLTAREYSLLRYFMHHPGEVLPAETLLEHVWDANANPFTSSVRVILSRLRRKLGEPALIVTVTNTGYRLQQS from the coding sequence ATGCGTGTCCTGCTGGTCGAGGACGACGCGGGCCTTGCCGAGGTGCTCGCGCTGGGCCTGCGCAACGAGGCGTACGCGGTGGACGTGGCCGGAACCTGCGCGGCCGCCGAGGAACTGCTCGCGACCACGACGTACGACGTGGTGTGCCTGGATCTGGGTCTGCCGGACGGCGACGGGCTCGCTCTCGTCCGGCAGGCCTCAGCCGACCCGTACCTGCGCAGGCCCCGGCGTTGCCTGGTGCTGACCGCGCGCGACGCGGTGGCCGATCGCGTCGCCGGGCTCGACGCGGGCGCCGACGACTACCTGGTCAAGCCGTTCCACTTCGCCGAGTTGCTGGCCCGGCTGCGGGCGCTGAGCCGCCGCGAGGACAGCGCCGGATCGACCTTGCGGGTGGGCGAGCTGACGCTTGATCTGGCCACCCATCGGGCCTGGCGGGCCGCGACGCCGCTCGACCTCACCGCCCGGGAGTACTCGTTGCTGCGCTACTTCATGCACCACCCGGGCGAGGTTCTGCCGGCCGAGACGCTGCTCGAGCACGTCTGGGACGCCAACGCCAACCCGTTCACCTCGTCGGTGCGGGTGATCCTCAGCCGGTTGCGGCGCAAGCTCGGCGAGCCGGCGCTGATCGTCACGGTCACCAACACCGGCTACCGGCTGCAGCAGTCATGA
- a CDS encoding alpha/beta fold hydrolase, translating to MPFFTSHDGTRIHFDEVGDGPPLLALPGGPGTDVRYLGDLGGLAAGRRLIRMDARAAGRSEVPGDRATVSFVEQARDIEELRRFLGLTRMDVLAHSAGTLTAQEYAVAHPGRVRRLVLVTPVGRAAREPDAAELAALRASRAGEPWYEAAAAADPALRAGGLSREAEVIAPARLVATTYPDSRLEVIPEAGHRPWAEQPDLFRTLVDGFLSAEARSE from the coding sequence GTGCCCTTCTTCACCTCACATGACGGTACGCGGATTCACTTCGACGAGGTGGGTGACGGGCCACCACTGCTGGCGCTGCCCGGGGGTCCCGGCACCGACGTACGGTATCTCGGCGATCTCGGTGGCCTGGCCGCCGGCCGCCGTCTGATCCGGATGGACGCCCGCGCGGCCGGCCGTTCGGAGGTTCCCGGCGACCGTGCCACGGTGTCGTTCGTCGAGCAGGCCCGCGACATCGAGGAGCTGCGCCGGTTTCTCGGGCTCACCCGCATGGATGTGCTCGCGCATTCGGCGGGAACGCTGACCGCCCAGGAGTACGCCGTGGCCCACCCCGGCCGGGTGCGCCGGTTGGTGCTGGTCACGCCGGTCGGCCGGGCGGCCCGCGAACCGGACGCCGCGGAGCTGGCAGCGTTGCGGGCGTCGCGTGCCGGCGAGCCCTGGTACGAGGCGGCGGCCGCCGCCGATCCCGCCCTGCGGGCCGGCGGACTCAGCCGGGAGGCCGAGGTGATCGCGCCGGCCCGCCTGGTGGCGACGACCTATCCGGACAGCCGCCTGGAAGTGATCCCGGAGGCCGGTCACCGGCCGTGGGCGGAGCAGCCCGACCTGTTCCGCACCCTGGTCGACGGCTTCCTGTCAGCAGAGGCACGCAGCGAGTAG
- a CDS encoding glycoside hydrolase family 9 protein, with the protein MSEVAINQVGHLPSGPKRATLVTDATEALAWQLADGSGRVVATGTSEPRGTDVSCGQNVHTIDFGAHQQAGTGFTLSADGATSRPFAIGADLYRPLRADALKFFYCQRSGIEIRDDLRPGYGRPAGHLSDRDVPCAPDAGDYRLDVRGGWYDAGDQGKYVVNGGITVWQLLHAFEHRRGLDDLALDLPESGNGVPDLLNEVRWELDFLLRMQAPSGLVHHKMHDQQWTGLPTLPHLDPQPRVLRPVSTAATLNLAAVAAQGSRIYRKYDADYADRLLAAARTAYAAAGDHPIRYAPVEDTIGGGPYNDDDVRDEFYWAAAELFLTTGEQRYADAVLTSPLHTEDVFGSYALDWAATAAAARLSLALTPNELPELDAVRASVVAGADKYLAIQQAHPYAVAYAPPGNQWEWGSNSMVLNNLMVVAVAYDLTGETRYRDGALEGLDYLLGRNALNLSYVTGYGTDYAKNQHSRWYAHQIDPSLPHPPNGTLAGGPNSGLQDEVAQARLTGQVGQFCYVDDIHSWSTNELTINWNAPLAWLAAFAADLD; encoded by the coding sequence ATGTCTGAGGTCGCGATCAACCAGGTTGGCCATCTTCCGTCCGGGCCGAAACGGGCCACCCTGGTCACCGACGCCACCGAGGCGCTGGCCTGGCAGCTCGCCGACGGCAGCGGGCGGGTCGTCGCGACCGGGACGAGCGAGCCGCGCGGCACGGATGTCTCCTGCGGCCAGAACGTGCACACCATCGACTTCGGCGCGCACCAGCAGGCCGGCACGGGTTTCACGCTGAGCGCCGACGGCGCGACCAGCCGGCCGTTCGCCATCGGCGCGGACCTCTACCGTCCGCTGCGCGCCGACGCGCTGAAGTTCTTCTACTGCCAGCGCAGCGGCATCGAGATCCGCGACGACCTGCGGCCCGGCTACGGCCGCCCGGCCGGGCATCTCAGCGACCGCGACGTCCCCTGCGCCCCGGACGCCGGCGACTACCGGCTGGACGTGCGCGGCGGCTGGTACGACGCCGGCGACCAGGGCAAGTACGTGGTCAACGGCGGCATCACGGTGTGGCAGCTGCTGCACGCCTTCGAGCACCGGCGCGGTCTCGACGATCTGGCGCTCGACCTGCCGGAGAGCGGCAACGGGGTGCCCGACCTGCTCAACGAGGTGCGCTGGGAGCTGGACTTCCTGCTGCGCATGCAGGCGCCGAGCGGCCTGGTGCACCACAAGATGCACGACCAGCAGTGGACCGGCCTGCCGACCCTGCCGCATCTCGATCCGCAACCGCGCGTACTGCGCCCGGTGTCGACCGCGGCCACGCTGAACCTGGCCGCGGTGGCGGCCCAGGGATCGAGGATCTACCGCAAGTACGACGCGGACTATGCGGACCGGCTGCTGGCTGCCGCGCGGACCGCCTATGCGGCGGCCGGGGACCACCCGATCCGGTACGCGCCGGTCGAGGACACGATCGGCGGCGGCCCGTACAACGACGACGACGTGCGCGACGAGTTCTACTGGGCGGCGGCCGAGCTGTTCCTGACGACCGGCGAGCAACGGTACGCCGACGCGGTGCTGACCTCGCCGCTGCACACCGAGGACGTGTTCGGGTCGTACGCCCTCGACTGGGCGGCCACCGCAGCCGCCGCCCGCCTCAGCCTGGCCTTGACTCCGAACGAGCTGCCCGAACTCGACGCCGTGCGCGCCTCGGTGGTCGCCGGCGCGGACAAGTACCTCGCCATCCAGCAGGCCCACCCGTACGCGGTGGCCTACGCTCCCCCGGGCAACCAGTGGGAGTGGGGCTCCAACAGCATGGTCCTGAACAACCTGATGGTCGTCGCCGTGGCCTACGACCTGACCGGCGAGACCCGCTACCGCGACGGCGCCCTGGAGGGCCTGGACTACCTCCTCGGCCGCAACGCGCTGAATCTGTCCTACGTGACCGGCTACGGCACGGACTACGCGAAGAATCAGCACAGCCGCTGGTACGCCCACCAGATCGACCCGAGCCTGCCGCACCCGCCGAACGGAACCCTGGCCGGCGGGCCGAACTCCGGGCTGCAGGACGAGGTGGCGCAGGCCCGGCTGACCGGGCAGGTCGGCCAGTTCTGCTACGTCGACGACATCCACTCCTGGTCGACGAACGAGCTGACGATCAACTGGAACGCGCCGCTGGCCTGGCTCGCGGCCTTCGCCGCCGACCTCGACTGA
- a CDS encoding HAMP domain-containing sensor histidine kinase, with protein MIWRSLRTRFAVLGFLAIYVPVLLLFGVVVVSDVEVESHLVTSTAGHRSDGVTWTVLALAPVAAALAWGLAGRAVRDIDRVRAVAEDVDAVDLTRRVGLDRGPSEVVQLASSIDAMLGRLEQAADTQRRLIEEASHELRTPLAVLMANAEVLLAHPHPTVEDYRRGLENTAAAAARLQATIDELLVDARGRARTIARRPADLMAVVRAVAADVGVLAATKAIAVSVTGPRTAECAFDEPTVRRAVTNLVDNAVRYAPAGTSVEISVEAAAYEVAVVVIDHGAGIAPAEQKGVFQRFWRSRTDVAGSGLGLPIASQVALAHGGELTLASPGPAGDGCAFRLTLRR; from the coding sequence ATGATCTGGCGATCGTTGCGTACCCGGTTCGCGGTGCTGGGGTTCCTGGCCATCTACGTCCCCGTGCTCCTGCTGTTCGGCGTGGTCGTGGTCAGCGACGTCGAAGTCGAGTCCCACCTGGTCACGAGCACGGCCGGGCACCGCTCCGACGGGGTGACCTGGACGGTGCTCGCCCTCGCGCCGGTGGCCGCCGCGCTCGCCTGGGGCCTGGCCGGGCGGGCGGTGCGCGACATCGACCGGGTCCGCGCCGTCGCCGAGGACGTCGACGCCGTCGACCTGACCCGCCGCGTCGGGTTGGACCGTGGCCCGAGTGAGGTCGTCCAGCTCGCGTCCAGCATCGACGCGATGCTCGGCCGCTTGGAGCAGGCGGCCGACACCCAGCGGCGGCTGATCGAGGAGGCGAGCCACGAGTTGCGTACGCCGCTGGCGGTGTTGATGGCCAACGCTGAGGTGCTCCTCGCCCATCCGCATCCGACGGTCGAGGACTACCGGCGAGGGCTGGAGAACACCGCGGCGGCGGCCGCCCGCCTCCAGGCCACCATCGACGAGCTGCTGGTGGACGCCCGCGGCCGGGCGCGCACGATCGCGCGACGCCCGGCCGACCTGATGGCCGTGGTCCGCGCGGTCGCCGCCGATGTCGGTGTGCTCGCCGCGACGAAGGCGATCGCGGTGTCCGTCACCGGCCCGCGGACCGCGGAGTGTGCCTTCGACGAGCCCACCGTGCGGCGGGCGGTGACGAACCTCGTGGACAACGCCGTCCGGTACGCCCCGGCCGGCACCAGCGTCGAGATCAGCGTGGAGGCGGCGGCGTATGAGGTCGCGGTGGTGGTGATCGACCACGGCGCCGGCATCGCACCCGCCGAGCAGAAGGGCGTGTTCCAGCGATTCTGGCGCAGCCGCACGGACGTCGCCGGCTCCGGCCTCGGCCTGCCGATCGCCAGCCAGGTGGCGCTGGCGCACGGCGGCGAGCTCACGCTCGCGTCGCCCGGTCCGGCCGGCGACGGCTGCGCGTTCCGGCTCACCCTGCGCCGCTGA
- a CDS encoding TIGR03086 family metal-binding protein, translating into MTFAVLTTALDALRHVTAAVRTDQLDDPTPCSEWTVAQVLFHAAGDQHGWASTVGGGSLPSYDPFNPPRRLDGGVQDTVAKALEAAAGAWAGVDPAAASVRTPLPPVPEMAPALAAAACALDAAVHAWDVAVATGQPSPLTAALAEQLLPAAQATADPLRGFAYASALPGQSGDDPAATLLRYLGRDPRWTPEGR; encoded by the coding sequence GTGACCTTCGCCGTACTCACCACCGCTCTCGACGCCCTGCGTCACGTCACCGCGGCCGTCCGCACCGACCAGCTGGACGACCCGACCCCGTGCTCGGAATGGACGGTGGCGCAGGTGCTGTTCCACGCCGCCGGTGACCAGCACGGCTGGGCGTCCACGGTCGGGGGCGGCTCGCTGCCCTCCTACGACCCGTTCAACCCGCCGCGCCGGCTCGACGGCGGTGTTCAGGACACGGTTGCGAAGGCGCTCGAGGCGGCGGCCGGGGCCTGGGCCGGTGTCGACCCGGCGGCGGCGTCGGTGCGTACACCGCTGCCGCCGGTGCCGGAGATGGCGCCGGCCCTGGCGGCCGCGGCCTGCGCCCTCGACGCCGCCGTCCACGCCTGGGACGTCGCGGTGGCGACCGGCCAGCCGAGCCCGCTGACCGCCGCGCTGGCCGAGCAACTGCTCCCGGCCGCGCAGGCGACGGCCGATCCGCTGCGGGGCTTCGCGTACGCCTCCGCCCTGCCCGGCCAGTCCGGCGACGATCCGGCCGCCACCCTGCTGCGTTACCTCGGCCGCGACCCGCGGTGGACACCCGAGGGCAGGTGA
- a CDS encoding NAD(P)-dependent oxidoreductase, translating to MRVCVVGASGKLGRYMVRHALDRGYEVVAVCREQSVGKLAEFDGRITVVPGVTDDRDVIRRAVAGCDGVLTVLVPWGVHGYSTGTAQAVLDHAPAHARLIFSCGWHISRDGKDRYTVGLRAFVAVFRTLARLLRIADLSDQEAACRRIFASDTRWTVVRGSDLEEGESQGLPVWSRHVGDPVLRSNRTRRVDFALFMVAALTDDALIHEAPAIVGCNTRSALAAARP from the coding sequence ATGCGGGTGTGTGTCGTGGGGGCATCAGGCAAGCTCGGGCGGTACATGGTCCGCCACGCACTGGACCGTGGCTACGAGGTGGTGGCGGTGTGCCGCGAGCAGAGCGTCGGCAAACTCGCCGAGTTCGACGGCCGGATCACCGTGGTCCCGGGCGTGACCGATGACCGGGACGTGATCCGCCGGGCCGTCGCCGGCTGCGACGGCGTCCTGACCGTCCTGGTGCCGTGGGGCGTGCACGGTTACTCGACGGGCACGGCCCAGGCGGTGCTGGACCACGCGCCGGCGCACGCACGGCTGATCTTCTCCTGCGGCTGGCACATCAGCCGCGACGGCAAGGACCGCTACACCGTCGGGCTGCGGGCCTTCGTCGCGGTCTTCCGGACGCTGGCCCGGCTGCTGCGGATCGCCGACCTCAGCGACCAGGAGGCGGCCTGCCGGCGCATCTTCGCCAGCGACACGCGCTGGACCGTGGTGCGCGGCAGCGACCTCGAAGAGGGAGAGAGCCAGGGCCTGCCGGTGTGGAGCCGGCACGTCGGCGATCCGGTCCTGCGCAGCAACCGCACCCGGCGCGTCGACTTCGCCCTGTTCATGGTCGCCGCGCTCACCGACGACGCACTGATCCACGAGGCGCCCGCGATCGTCGGCTGCAACACCCGGTCGGCGCTGGCGGCAGCGCGGCCCTAA
- a CDS encoding serine hydrolase domain-containing protein has product MRMPVALVIGMLLAGTAACTADRDPAPSCEPKLEAAFGAWAQAGFSGAIAVSTGGRFECLAGYGTADDATGARNTADTVYSIGSVSKAFTATAILQLAGDGKLSLDDPVGKLVPAVTGPVAEATVRQVLLHTSGIGGSIGADDQPLDRAGAIAAINKLDLAFPPGTDDAYSNAGYTLLAIIIDTVSGMSYRDYTVNHVLTPPGGGGFWHGRPAAAGPAAAGYLDDGKPGRSRTFAGPYWTTEGNGSLAMTSKELASWAHALFHGPLAELAGDLAHPMGDGRSYTLGGWAAFDAKVYGTPIVAIAGGGGDVGHNVAVVWLPARDRVIVMASNRSVLTAEELLAATVPSLVAGKPLPTPTAPAGGSDLTEIVGEYRLDTGGSFEVTAAGNRPGIAAVGADAVGALFPPGGRFSADDLRAHEQRVLDLLTGQTRQGREERSAVEAEFGPITAVAAGGTVVADGEMRTYVTVTTRDGPQPGWYAVDEHSNIEGAELPTVPPALTLVPVAANRYRPAGTGPDVTLDFAGGTVTVSGPAGTATVRASRR; this is encoded by the coding sequence ATGAGAATGCCTGTAGCCCTGGTGATCGGCATGCTGCTGGCCGGGACGGCGGCCTGCACCGCCGACCGTGATCCGGCGCCATCGTGTGAGCCGAAGCTGGAGGCGGCGTTCGGCGCATGGGCGCAGGCCGGGTTCAGCGGCGCGATCGCGGTGTCGACCGGTGGCCGGTTCGAGTGCCTGGCCGGCTACGGCACGGCCGACGACGCCACCGGCGCCCGCAACACCGCCGACACGGTGTACAGCATCGGATCGGTCAGCAAGGCTTTCACCGCCACCGCGATCCTCCAGCTCGCCGGGGACGGGAAGCTGTCGCTGGACGACCCGGTCGGCAAGCTGGTGCCGGCAGTCACCGGGCCGGTGGCCGAAGCGACCGTACGTCAGGTGCTGCTGCACACCAGCGGGATCGGCGGGTCGATCGGCGCCGACGACCAGCCACTCGATCGGGCCGGCGCGATCGCCGCAATCAACAAACTGGACCTCGCGTTCCCGCCCGGCACCGACGACGCCTACTCCAACGCCGGATACACGCTGCTGGCGATCATCATCGACACCGTGTCCGGAATGTCCTACCGCGACTACACCGTCAACCACGTCCTCACGCCGCCCGGAGGCGGCGGCTTCTGGCACGGCCGGCCGGCCGCCGCCGGACCTGCCGCGGCCGGCTACCTCGACGACGGCAAGCCCGGCCGCTCCAGGACCTTCGCCGGCCCGTACTGGACGACGGAGGGCAACGGCTCGCTGGCGATGACCTCCAAGGAACTGGCCTCCTGGGCGCATGCGCTGTTCCACGGCCCGCTAGCCGAGCTCGCCGGCGACCTGGCGCACCCGATGGGCGACGGCCGGTCCTACACGCTCGGCGGCTGGGCGGCGTTCGACGCGAAGGTGTACGGCACGCCGATCGTGGCCATCGCCGGCGGTGGCGGCGACGTCGGCCACAACGTGGCGGTCGTCTGGCTTCCCGCGCGGGACCGGGTGATCGTCATGGCGTCCAACCGATCGGTGCTCACCGCCGAGGAACTGCTGGCCGCGACCGTACCGTCGCTGGTGGCCGGCAAGCCGCTGCCGACGCCGACCGCACCGGCCGGCGGCAGCGATCTGACCGAGATCGTCGGAGAGTACCGGCTGGACACCGGCGGATCGTTCGAGGTCACCGCTGCCGGCAACCGGCCGGGGATCGCGGCCGTCGGCGCCGACGCGGTGGGTGCGCTGTTCCCGCCAGGCGGCCGGTTCTCCGCCGACGACCTGCGGGCTCACGAGCAGCGCGTGCTTGACCTGCTCACCGGCCAGACCCGGCAGGGCCGCGAGGAGCGCAGCGCCGTGGAAGCCGAGTTCGGGCCGATCACCGCGGTGGCCGCCGGCGGCACCGTCGTCGCCGACGGCGAGATGCGCACGTACGTCACCGTGACCACTCGCGACGGTCCGCAACCGGGGTGGTACGCGGTCGACGAGCACAGCAACATCGAAGGGGCGGAACTGCCCACCGTGCCGCCGGCCCTGACACTGGTACCGGTCGCAGCGAACCGGTACCGCCCGGCCGGCACCGGCCCGGACGTGACCCTCGACTTCGCCGGCGGCACGGTGACCGTCTCCGGGCCGGCCGGAACGGCGACCGTGCGGGCATCCAGACGCTGA